The following coding sequences lie in one Phyllopteryx taeniolatus isolate TA_2022b chromosome 4, UOR_Ptae_1.2, whole genome shotgun sequence genomic window:
- the LOC133477379 gene encoding uncharacterized protein LOC133477379, whose translation MGRQALLTCHAPRLDQGIRCWRRRGQINSTLRKRSNWCNRSPRLPLHLPQSPCEAQLYQSGPPRQTYQRGRGCGARERSRTATWTDQTNSATHDAPSTFQCQPGTATSGEQQKSNLGRLLRGARGSAVDPSYSRADDKTIWKAIRPPRMPQACGAILTVVLFPRRFGSGCWWRRLTEWRIWTVWNQKNGFYPQGGSRGTGSATKYWKPFGSVHPNSNEVGTLC comes from the exons ATGGGGAGACAGGCCTTGCTTACCTGTCACGCACCGAGACTGGACCAAGGCATCAG gtGCTGGAGGCGAAGAGGGCAAATTAACAGTACATTAAGAAAGAGAAGCAACTGGTGCAACAGAAGTCCACGACTGCCGCTCCACCTGCCTCAGTCTCCCTGTGAGGCGCAGCTTTACCAATCCGGACCACCACGCCAGACCTACCAGCGGGGGCGTGGATGTGGAGCGAGAG AGCGCAGCCGCACGGCAACCTGGACAGACCAGACCAACTCAGCAACCCACGATGCTCCATCAACCTTCCAATGCCAACCTGGCACCGCCACCTCCGG tgagcaacagaaaagtaaCCTTGGTCGGCTTCTCAGGGGTGCCAGAGGCTCTGCCGTTGACCCTTCCTACTCCCGTGCAG ACGACAAAACTATTTGGAAGGCCATCAGGCCTCCCCGGATGCCACAGGCTTGTGGCGCCATCCTGACGGTTGTCCTGTTCCCTCGGCGGTTCGGCTCCGGGTGCTGGTGGAGGAGGCTCACGGAGTGGCGCATCTGG ACCGTGTGGAACCAGAAAAATGGCTTCTACCCTCAGGGTGGCTCCAGAGGCACAGGGTCCGCCACCAAGTACTGGAAACCCTTCGGCAGTGTacatcccaattccaatgaagttgggacattgtgttaa